The window ACTTCACTGACAATACATGAAATGTGTTGCTGCTGGCAAAAGATATTTAGGGATTGCAgaacttatatttacatttaatagacACTGttggtttatatattaaatgtcatttcaATATATGTAACATGCTTTTTTAGTTCAATTATATCATGAAATGAAAAACGTGGATgaattctttatacttattgcCAATGTGCTTATGTTTATCTCTTTCTCTTCATACAGAGAATGTCCATTCGTAGTGTTCAAGGTGAAACATACTGTGCCAAATCGGGCAGAAAGTTCACTGGACAGATGAAAGAGAAATTCATCATTGTGGACTGCACAAAAGTGCTGGTCGGCTCGTACAGGTACCATCTGAAAATTCATCCTTGAggacattcattcattttttttttgagaaatttaaGATTAAAGATACAAGTTATCAATTTTAACCTAAAATCCTGGTTTTGAAAAATAGAAATCAATATTTTCAttagtttctttcttttcagtaTCATCTCTTTACAATTTTCAAGgtgaaatgtttaatttcttCACGATTAGCTGGTCCATCTGGGCCGCTAAAGAACATTGCTCATTTGTTGCTGCTGATGCAGAAACTTCACCCAGTTGTGATTTATTCCACTTATGACTCTTTCACTCTGTTGCAGTCTCACCTGGCTGTCCTGGCAGGTTCACAGAAGCTTGGCCGTACTCTTCAAAGGCAGCGGGGTTAAACCTTTCGACCTGGAGTTTCGCAGACTCTATGCCATTTCTAAACCTGTCCCAGGATTTACCTGCCACACATCAGATCTCGATGATCTCTGCCTACCCTTTGAGAAAATCCAGATCCCAATGCGCCCGGCAGGAATTGCTGAAAACACTCACGACCACCTACAACAGAAACCTCGTAAGCCCAGGAACCCTAGTTTCCCGACAGCTCCTGTCCTGGTCAGACAAACCAGCTATCCGAACGTCACCACCGAACCGCAAAGATCTCAATGGCTTCCACGGAGGAACACGATCCATCACCCCATTGCTTATCAGCCTCCACTTTTCAAAGATTATAATACGAGGAGCCAACCTTGGCGTCCAGTACAGGGCAATCGCATCAACAGAGGTGTTCCTGCAACTTCCCACTGGTGCTAGAGCaggttattttaatgctttagttGGTAGATTGTATTGATAGATGTagaaactttatttattttaaaacattcaactttattctgctctgtaaCAGTAAAAGCACCAATAAAAGATGCACATTCATTTATACAAGTACAATCAATATTCAAATTATTCATATGTCTCCTGCAGAGGTCTGTGCATGGATAAAGCTGGAGTCTCCTGCTGCATTTTAGTGTGGAGTTTGTTCCACCACCTGTCATCAAAGTCTTTAATATAAAGTCCTGATAAACTCTCCCCATCTTGGTTTTCCTCTCTCATCTTCTCTGGATTGAGGTCTTCTGCCATCACCTAGATCAGAATAAAAGAGATGTGAAACCACGAATGTTCATTACAAATGTTTGGGAGAGTTGTGTAAGAGATGTGCAATTCTGTTATGTACAAATTCAGAGAATAAACTAGCTTTCTTTGATGGACAACAATGAGTTGAATTCACATTGCAAAGGAATACTcaatccaaaaattaaaatgttgtcttTACTTTCTCACCctcatacaggtttaaaacctgtatgactttctggcaagcttcaaaaagaacaaaaaatgaTGTGTATACAGTCTGAGTTTGCAATGACAGAGTAAATTatcagaattttcaattttgggtgaactattcctttaaatactGATTACACAAGCAGTTCTTAATTGAAAGACATCAATAAAAGTGGGTTTGTGATGTTAGTCATCTAAGTGAgggttttttaaaaagtttcttgatgtgtgtatattatatatatatatataacatttatttaatattgtctGACCTCAGACACTGTCTGAAGCATTTTTTCTGTTGGCTGTAGAACATGTAGAGCTTCCTCAATGTCTTGTAAGGCCCTCTGGCTATTCTCCAGGACGAATGAGAACTGCTGAATCCGCAGGATTTCAAATAGCAACctgaaaaaatgaacaaaccCAGCGCTGAATTCATCTGTTAAAAGTCGATAAATAAACAGCTAGTTCTCTTGTGGCTCACATACCTTGTTCTTATCAAGCACATGATGGTCTTTAATCGTAAAATGCTACTTGTCCCCTGCTGCTGGTCGTGTTCTTCCTCGGTGCTGGATCTGTCTGGACGGCCGTCAGActccaggagcctctgaaagctCATGGCCAGATTCAGCCAGTACCACGGATGGTAGGGATGAAGACAGCACAGCTGCTGAAGGCTGGAGATGCTGTTTGTCAGATCTCTGTAGTGTTCATAAACACTCAGCTCCAGCTGAAGGATGCAAGTGAGGTGGCAGGTGTTGGATACTTCTGTCCTctgtcaataaaacacagtaAATCAGCAAAAGCTTACGTAAAATTTGTTGGAGTTAATAATTTACTATATTTACCAGTTTCTCACAGGCATTTAGAGCCTCTTCTTTTTTGCCCAGGTGACAGCAGCATCGTGCGATCCCTTCCAGCACATCTCTCTTCACTGATATGTTTCCAGCAGGTATGAGAGAGAGGCAGGATCCATACTCATCCAGAGCAGCCTGTCATTAACATAACACACAAATCAGCTTATGAATCAGATAACAGTAGTGAGAGATAATGGTGAATTCAGCTCTTTATACCTGATACCGTTTCCTCCTGTAGGCCAGATCTCCTCGAAACTTCAGGGTTTTTTGTTCTTCTAATGGGTCCTCAACATTTCCATCTTCACAAAACCACtagatagaataaaataaaggaaaaatatGACATGCCGGAagatgttatttatttacagtggtggccaaaatgattaacactagtattttcacctgctaaaaaatggttttaagtcagttgtttctatcttttgctgtagtgtgtcagtaggaaatatcaatttacatttccaaacattcattttgcattCATTGTAATAATCTAGTGATATTTTTGTCTGActacagccagtgctccacacagagatctgatctgatcatcatcagtctgtctggaacgACACGAAggaacagaacaaactgagacagactaaatccagaagaactgtgacaacgtctccaagatgcttcaagaaacctacctacAAAGCTACAGCACTGTTCAAAGATTTAGGCACTTAAGATTtagtaaaaatgctgtaaaatgaggatgctgacaaaaataatgtcataaatagattttctttatcaattaacttctattaactaaattaaatcaacatttggtgtgagcatcctttgcgtttaaagcagctttcgCCCGAGGTGCACTTGAGTTTTGAGTTTTTCcagtagctttgcaggtaggtctctTGAGGCGTCCTGGAGAAGGAGCAAAATttatgtttggaaatgtaaactgatatttcctactgacacactacagcaaaaaatggaaataactgacttaaaaccatttttagctggtgaaaatactagtgttataataattttggccaccaatGTAATTCTTGATTATTTAATTCTTGAAAAGGCACTTAAGTTGTTTGTtggtgaattattttatttgtttattttttgttattataaatataaatgtcattttctCACCGTGTGAACCGGAGAAACACATAATTATACGTTGTAAGACATATAATTATCatcaattatatataattataaacttAAGTATATAGTATGTTAACTATATAATTTATGATTACAAAGTGGTCAAATATCACTGACTAAAACATACCACGGTATTCTCACATAAATACTATACATATTTAAGAAGTATTATGGTATTAGCATCTGCTGCCGTCACTACCGTAGTAACTTAGCAATGCCATATGCTTTTCTTTGAAGTGAAAGTAGGCGTGTAAATACTGAGCAAATATACGTGCCATTTCCGTACCATGGTATCGGTAGTTTGTGGTAAGTGTTGAGTGTGATACCCACCAGAGGTTCGCAGAGTTTGGGCTCGTATGCGGGAAGAGCAGCGGAGACTCTGTTCCTTGATTCCTCGAACACAGAATCATCAAAAGTGCTGCCCAGAATCTCCATGTTAAAAACACGCGCGTGACTCACTACCGCTCCCCTCATACACATGAAACCCGGTGTAACACGTGATCGCCACAGCGATTACAGAAATGTGAAGGAATCCAAtgtaaaagcaataattttGTTTATTCGTTCGTATTTATAAACGCAATATCCTTTCATTGGAAGACAGCACCACTGAATCCAATGAGAAATAAACTTGTGGCTCAGAAAATCCCAGTCTGTCTTTCTTTAAGCAGCATCCGCTTTATTAGAGACGTTTATAGCGATTTAAATCTGCtacacaaaaattaaattagtcTTGTAAGAACCACATTTTTAAAACGGTTATTTCTCCAGCAACGACTGTGATTGGTCCATCCGTTACAACGCTGAGAAAAGTATCAGGCACCACGTGACAACGCCGTTTGCGTGAACAAGCAAGAacaagagatttaaaaaaaaaaaaaaaattaattcgtTAAATTGACAATTaattgataaatatataatacgTTAATTTTATTCTAAGACGTCACTCGCAGTGGTaatttttagaaattattaCAGAGCTTGATTtcgctttaaaaaaataaatatatacttctgttaaacatttaaatatgttgtataaaaatcatataaataaataaatacattagcTTCTGTGAAAATTAAAATTGGGAAGTAAcagcacacaaataaataatcactcttttttttttctcccctcaGTACCCGGATGTGTTACGTCAAATTAGTGCGCGCTACGTCATACAAACGCATGGTCCAACATTTTTCTGAACGCTGCAGATTTGATCAGGATTTTGagtgtttaattttataatCCGCTGGAATGAAAGTTAAAGTGCTTTGTAGAAACCCGGACGATTATGTTCGAGAGACGACTAGAGATATACAGCGAGGTATGTTAACATAACGTGATTATATGAGGGTTGGTGTAAGTTAATAGGAAGCCTAACTGTAGTGTGTTCCCTATCTAGTGCCAAGGAATTACGACCCGACCCTGCATCCTTTTGAGGTGCCCAGAGAATACACCAGGGCCCTAAATGCCACTAAACTGGAGAGGGTATTTGCCAAACCCTTTGTAGCTTCACTAGATGGACACAGAGATGGCATCAGCTGCATCACCAAACACGCCAAAAGCCTGTCAACAATCATATCTGGTGCCTGCGATGGGGAGGTAACACTTTAAAGCCTTTACCATGCTGTTTGAGTATTATGGCTCTTTTAAGAGGTCATTTAGGCTCTTGTATTGAGAATGCTCAGTCACTATTATGTTTAAGAACAACATGCACACCCAACATACAACAAAACAGTAAACAACAAGACAAAGGACACAGTTAATGAACTTCAGTTTTGCTGTTATTTTTCCCAATGTATCAAAAGAGTGTGCAAATGACCATCTAGATTTAGTATGGATGAATGCGTGATTTCCTGATTCTTACAGGTGAAAGTGTGGAACCTTACTAAGCAGGAGTGTTTGAGGACAGTTCAGGCTCATGAAGGATTTGTACGAGGAATCTGTTCCCGCTTTTGTGGCACTTCCTTTTTCACGGTATTTTAATCCTGCGTATTCCATATTGTTCCTTGATGTAGATGGAGACAATCTAGTTATTAAGTGCTTGTGCAGTTATGTGATTCTCTGAAATCTTCATGTCGTGCAACAGGTAGGAGATGACAAGACCATCAAACAGTGGAACATGGAGGCCCCAGGATATGGAGTTCGGGAGGAACCAATTAACACAATTCTGGGGAAGGTACAGTTTTATcttacacacattatatatattattataaaaatgcagaaatggctgcatttatttgaacaaaaataaattaatattgtaatacaataatattacggaattattataatttaaaataacagtcttcattgtcacatgatccttcagaaatcattctaatatgctgatttgcagctcagttattatcaattattaatGGTGCTAAGTTATTGATAATCACTCTtaatattatcagtgttgaaaattattttccctgcttaatatatttgtggaaaccataataaATATCCAGGAGATatctttaatgaataaaacgttcaaaagaacagcgtttatttgaaatagaaatcttttgtaacattataaatgtctttaatgcttctttgctgaataaaaacattaatttctttctttttctatttcttaaaaaattgataagaaatgtttcttgaggaccaaataagcatattatattgatttctgaaggatcatgtgacactaaagactggagtaatggctgcttatAATTCAgcagaataaaatacattttaaaatgtattcgaATAGAAAACTGAAATTGATAACTGTTTAAATTCTAATagcatttcacaattttactgaaCGAACTAGCAggtgaaactaaaaaataaaagacaagtAATACTGTTAGTGAATAATTAGGGCATGTTTCCAATGTTATCCACTAaattatatttagtcatttataaATATGCACACATTTTAGGGTTCTGTAAGGTTTTCAGTTTGTAAGAGGCCTGATGTGTCTTGCAGGCGGTGTTCACTGGCATTGACCACCACCAGAGGGAGGGCACGTTCGTAACCTGCGGGCAGACGGTGGATATCTGGGATGAACAGAGAAGCAGTCCCATCCGCTCCTTCAGCTGGGGTGTGGACAGCTTCAGCTGCGTCCGCTACAACCCTGTGGAGGTGATCAAAttcaatttcatttcatttcaatttatttccCCTGATCTTTtcataatatgcattgctttaaagcagctttacaatGATTAAAATGCCAAAGCTGGCAGTGACCACCATGGGGTTTTTGGGTATGGCCATAAAACAGCACTGTTTTCTAGCCTTTTGTTTTATGAGGcaaacttttgaggtttttacCATCCAAGTGGTTCATGGGAGTAATAGATTACTTCTAGAAACCAAAAGTCACACATTCCTTTAATTTAACGGTTTTATCAACCACTGATTGCCCTGTTGCCCTTTATAGACTGAACTTCTCGCCAGCTGCGCATCAGACAGAAGTATCGTCTTGTATGACACCAGAGAATCTGCACCACTTAGAAAGGTctgctgtatttttacttttcacccacaacttttatttttttcttgcccACATGGCTGAATAGCGCCATTTATGACTATAATGAAATTACACTGCGTTTCAGGTTATCATGCAATTGAGAAGCAATACGCTTTGTTGGAACCCAATGGAAGCATATTATTTTACCTGCGCCAATGAAGACTATAAGTGAGTTTATTTTAGCCTAAACCTttacatgaaaaatgaaatgagaGTAAATAAATCATCAAATCGTATCATCTGTTTCTTCTACAGCCTTTATACTTACGATATAAGGAATCTGGATGTTCCTGTAAATGTGCACATGGATCATGTATCCGCTGTACTGGATGTGGATTATTCACCTACAGGAAGGGAGTTTGTATCCGCCAGCTTTGACAAAACGGTCCGAATCTTTCCAAAAAACCAAAACCACAGCAGGTTAGTGTGGTGTGGAAAGGCCAAGGAGCACTTTTTCCACTTTtcacttttctctctctctctctctctctctctctctctgtgataTTTACAGCCTTGGTAGCCATAAGGGAATTActtcagaaacacacactgcTGGCCAAAAGTTTGAAAtgattaagatttttttgtaacactttattttaaggtgaccTTGTCACACGTTACATATACttttataataacaatgaattatgcataattacatgcaagtaaccctaagccaaagccaaatcctaaccctaatagtaagtacatgttaaTATTACTcggtacttaaatgtataattacactgtaacaaggacaccttaaaataaactgtacccattttttaaaaatgtttttttttttttaaagaaatcccttacgctcaccaaggctgcatttatttgatcaaaaatacagtaaaaacagtaattttgtgaaatactattacaatttaaaataagtgttttctatttgaatataagttacagtgtaatttattcctgtgatccaAAGCTTttatcagcatcattactctagtcttcattatcacatgatctttcagaaataattctaatattctgatttggtgctcaaaaaattTATATCCATGTCGTAAacgtcttttatttatttatttttgtggaaaccatgatacactaagatttttttgttcttatttttgttcttgatttgttttttgtttttaacaaaaatacactatatttgatttttttaatattgagaatatagggtaaacgtacctattaagctcaccaaaatctacattaagacatttttagtgcacaagatattggtttcagtacaaaaagttatgttaaaataaatattaatctctcacacaaaaatattcaattttattttaaatgacaaaagcatttcaattaagatatacatcattcaattcaaaaagtctggctgtgcttaatgggtacatttttgtatcctttaagcacaccctgttcccattaagctcattttaaggaaaatttttaaagaataattgtaaaaatatatatattttttgaaggtacaattatgaaacctttttaaatggatgtcaactcatctatagtctcttaaggctTGAATATactacacgatttttgccccgattttcGACAGATTTACAGGTCTGtagaagttgatgctagttaccaaagatcagagccagtctgtagatttgagttgacagaatccatagaaaatcaattaacttaacttaaagtgacaaccatcagttcatatttaaagtctgtttaagAAGTATTTACATCGatgttcaatgtggaagagcttaaagagagcacagtGAGCTCATTAAATTTCatgtaacatttattaaaatgctaaattttgctaaataaatagtcatgtattaagttcatacatattttaatatgaacaactgttattaacaatatctatgaaattcaactttttcttattgatgtcgcACTGAAGccgtgtgattttcatagtagtgcaccctttaagctcaccttacaataatatgaaatctttaaaaattacagcactgtaaaatgacagaccagcaataaactgtcaatttataatattctggatgtaaaagtacaagccagtaatgcctgtgaagtaatatgttagcgtagcacacaatcttatacagctagtcagctaactgtgttctgtagcagccgcgctatgttgctaaaactatcttttggatccaatgtaattatttcccacatccaagttccaggttataatatgcaaaacaatgaacattaatctcttaaatttacaataagtagtgaaacttacccaaaataaaggcttaaacatctaaaaaaaaaaaaaaaacgcacatttaaggggctcctcttttggtgaaagtttttagacagctttcaaaatggccaccagacagtgtgaacacatggagacccgTATCTCagcgtgcaatgatctgattgacttgaaattataggaggtatatagtaacaaacatatcagttggttaagacatcaagtaggataataaattattttttctttttataatctgatctcaaaaatggaagtgtgcttaataggTACTTTTACCCTAATAAAAAATTTATGTTaatctaaataaattacaattaacaTGAAGTATAattaaaatctaataataataaataaataaaaatattaataattttgttgaaTAATTAGGGTATGTTTGTTATCCACTCAATGCATTAAaaccgtttaatgcacaggtagttccaaatcagtttaatcaccgttctatattaattcactgatgcacacaaacacacacacagaatattttattttattaataaaatagtttagaTACTGGATTGCTGCTTGATATTCCTCAGCAACTAGGGAGTAAATtcgctgtttttgaagtaactaAACTCACAGCTTCGTTGTTTGAGAGAGATGTGCAGATGCAGGTagttcacacacacagctgtcacctctctgtctctctctctctctctcgattgCTAATTAATTCAAGTAAAtgttataattaattcattcaaataaatgtgatcttAACGCACATTTCATATCTGTCTGATTTGAAGTGGGCAAAATGCTAGAGCTAACGAGCCGTAACTGATGGATCTAatgatcttttcttttttattgcaACAAGTTCACAAACAcagagattttcttttcttgcttTCAATGTGATTTCCCACAATCCTCAGGGAGGTGTACCACACCAAACGTATGCAGCATGTCATCTGTGTGAGATGGTCTGCTGACAACAAATATGTCCTGAGCGGCTCTGACGAGATGAACATTCGGCTGTGGAAGGCCAACGCGTCGGAGAAACTTGGACTGGTGAGTGCATGATCCCATTTCATGTCTAAGTCAACCAGAAAGAGTTTTAACTCAGTGTCTCCAGGTTTCATACCTGATTGCAGAGCTTTTTAAGGGTGTTCACTTGTTGCAGATGCACTCAGGTGGTTAATAAGGGACCTGTTTGGCCCTCTGGCCACCCCACAAAGCACTTAAAATGAATT is drawn from Onychostoma macrolepis isolate SWU-2019 chromosome 16, ASM1243209v1, whole genome shotgun sequence and contains these coding sequences:
- the zgc:101716 gene encoding uncharacterized protein C8orf76 homolog, which gives rise to MCMRGAVVSHARVFNMEILGSTFDDSVFEESRNRVSAALPAYEPKLCEPLWFCEDGNVEDPLEEQKTLKFRGDLAYRRKRYQAALDEYGSCLSLIPAGNISVKRDVLEGIARCCCHLGKKEEALNACEKLRTEVSNTCHLTCILQLELSVYEHYRDLTNSISSLQQLCCLHPYHPWYWLNLAMSFQRLLESDGRPDRSSTEEEHDQQQGTSSILRLKTIMCLIRTRLLFEILRIQQFSFVLENSQRALQDIEEALHVLQPTEKMLQTVSEVMAEDLNPEKMREENQDGESLSGLYIKDFDDRWWNKLHTKMQQETPALSMHRPLQETYE
- the dcaf13 gene encoding DDB1- and CUL4-associated factor 13, producing the protein MKVKVLCRNPDDYVRETTRDIQRVPRNYDPTLHPFEVPREYTRALNATKLERVFAKPFVASLDGHRDGISCITKHAKSLSTIISGACDGEVKVWNLTKQECLRTVQAHEGFVRGICSRFCGTSFFTVGDDKTIKQWNMEAPGYGVREEPINTILGKAVFTGIDHHQREGTFVTCGQTVDIWDEQRSSPIRSFSWGVDSFSCVRYNPVETELLASCASDRSIVLYDTRESAPLRKVIMQLRSNTLCWNPMEAYYFTCANEDYNLYTYDIRNLDVPVNVHMDHVSAVLDVDYSPTGREFVSASFDKTVRIFPKNQNHSREVYHTKRMQHVICVRWSADNKYVLSGSDEMNIRLWKANASEKLGLLSAREKAAANYNKKLIEKFQHHPQVKRIARHRHVPRDVLKQKRELQEMKEARRRKEQNVRKHSKPGSVPLLTEKEKHVVAVVE